A DNA window from Rossellomorea marisflavi contains the following coding sequences:
- a CDS encoding BMP family lipoprotein → MKKIIMILLTLVVMSGCSAVTKSTSSPEPYSVGILLSDSGLGDDSFNDLAFNGLERARDELGIIFDYAEAPDGNMEGALEELINQKHDLIIGLGFSVQEALEIEAKKHPKQAFLLIDATSDLENVTSVTFKEHEGSFLVGMVAAMTSKTGTVSFIGGEDAPVIHKFQSGFEQGARYAKSDINILTGYTNSFNDLNAGEKLAGDQIKKKSDFIYAAAGMSGIGSLKTAQAKGVFSAGVDADQFFIAEKSVATSMMKNVDIAIFSFIDDTLNEKKQTSSAYELGLSENGVGLAQIRIVNLKPDQMKKLDEAKEKIISGDIDVEAP, encoded by the coding sequence TTGAAAAAAATCATCATGATTCTTCTTACCCTTGTGGTGATGTCCGGCTGTTCAGCCGTTACGAAAAGCACTTCATCACCAGAGCCTTACAGCGTTGGAATCCTTTTATCCGACAGCGGTCTCGGTGACGATTCATTCAACGACCTTGCATTCAACGGCCTTGAGCGTGCACGCGATGAACTCGGGATTATTTTTGATTATGCCGAGGCACCAGATGGCAATATGGAAGGGGCACTCGAAGAACTCATCAACCAGAAACATGATTTGATCATCGGTCTCGGGTTTTCTGTCCAAGAAGCGCTCGAAATCGAGGCAAAAAAACATCCAAAACAGGCATTCCTTTTGATTGACGCCACTTCAGATCTTGAAAATGTCACATCAGTCACATTTAAAGAACACGAGGGCAGCTTCCTGGTCGGGATGGTCGCAGCCATGACGTCCAAAACAGGCACAGTGAGCTTCATCGGAGGCGAAGATGCGCCGGTCATCCATAAATTCCAATCTGGATTCGAGCAGGGTGCCCGCTACGCAAAATCTGACATTAACATCCTTACAGGTTACACGAACAGCTTCAATGATCTCAACGCCGGGGAAAAACTCGCAGGGGATCAAATCAAAAAGAAAAGCGATTTTATCTATGCAGCAGCTGGAATGTCTGGAATCGGTTCTTTAAAGACCGCACAAGCGAAAGGGGTCTTTTCAGCCGGTGTAGATGCCGATCAGTTCTTTATAGCTGAAAAATCCGTCGCTACATCCATGATGAAAAATGTCGATATCGCCATTTTCAGTTTCATCGACGATACACTAAATGAAAAAAAGCAGACATCATCTGCGTACGAACTCGGTCTCAGTGAGAATGGTGTCGGCCTCGCTCAAATCAGGATCGTCAACCTAAAGCCTGATCAAATGAAGAAGCTGGATGAAGCAAAGGAAAAAATCATCTCAGGAGACATCGATGTTGAAGCTCCATAA
- a CDS encoding acyl-CoA thioesterase, giving the protein MREKKTMKETKTIKTAHVLPPDTNHHGTMFGGKLMAYIDDVASIAAAKHARKPVVTASTDSVDFLQPIKVGDAVTLEAMVTYTGKSSMEICVKVTSEELLTGKTNVAAISFLTFVAIEGGKPAVIPEVVPESEEEIWLNETAQNRAEHRKARKMHSQELAEFFRKAY; this is encoded by the coding sequence TTGAGAGAGAAAAAAACGATGAAAGAAACAAAAACAATCAAGACGGCCCATGTCCTCCCGCCCGATACGAACCATCACGGGACGATGTTCGGCGGTAAATTAATGGCCTATATAGACGACGTGGCTTCCATAGCGGCCGCCAAGCATGCCAGGAAACCGGTTGTCACGGCATCGACGGATTCCGTCGACTTCCTTCAGCCGATCAAGGTCGGTGACGCTGTCACGTTGGAAGCGATGGTCACCTATACCGGGAAGAGCTCCATGGAAATCTGCGTGAAGGTGACATCGGAAGAACTCCTTACAGGCAAAACGAACGTCGCAGCCATCTCCTTCCTTACCTTCGTCGCAATCGAAGGCGGTAAGCCTGCCGTCATTCCTGAAGTCGTACCTGAATCAGAAGAAGAAATATGGCTCAACGAAACCGCCCAGAACCGCGCAGAGCACCGAAAAGCACGAAAAATGCACAGCCAGGAGCTTGCCGAGTTCTTCAGAAAAGCATATTAA
- a CDS encoding YflJ family protein, which produces MHVGSKGWYVEELKKAGVRRYEERKVEAYKKHVLANLLERTK; this is translated from the coding sequence ATGCATGTAGGAAGCAAAGGCTGGTACGTGGAAGAACTAAAAAAAGCAGGCGTTCGACGCTACGAGGAACGTAAAGTCGAAGCCTATAAAAAACATGTTCTTGCAAACCTGCTTGAACGCACAAAATAA